A DNA window from Desulfurobacterium atlanticum contains the following coding sequences:
- a CDS encoding type IV pilin protein gives MEDRGFTLIELLIAVAIIFILAAVSISYYTKYKRNAEVANLQKMLTTCARQLCGDYCNNSASNQTICQFEGYNGSCKVIIDSEGIVRFENGECIYQKDSLDIKCTLNPASGKIDCWAL, from the coding sequence ATGGAAGACCGTGGTTTTACCCTTATTGAATTACTTATAGCAGTGGCTATAATCTTCATCCTCGCCGCAGTTTCTATTTCTTATTACACAAAGTATAAGAGAAACGCTGAAGTGGCAAATCTCCAAAAAATGTTAACAACCTGTGCAAGGCAGCTTTGCGGAGACTATTGCAATAATTCAGCATCAAACCAGACTATCTGCCAGTTTGAAGGCTACAACGGTTCCTGCAAGGTTATCATAGATTCTGAAGGTATTGTCAGGTTTGAAAACGGAGAGTGTATTTATCAAAAAGACAGCTTAGATATAAAATGCACTTTAAACCCTGCAAGCGGAAAAATAGACTGCTGGGCTTTATAA
- the groES gene encoding co-chaperone GroES produces MKLKPLYDRVVVKKVEMEQKTAGGIILPDTAKEESQMGEVVAVGEGRLLENGEIRPLKVKEGDKVLYSKYAGNEVELDGEKLLIIREEDILAIVE; encoded by the coding sequence ATGAAGTTAAAGCCTCTATACGATAGGGTGGTTGTAAAGAAAGTTGAGATGGAACAGAAGACTGCAGGAGGAATCATCCTTCCAGACACAGCTAAGGAAGAATCCCAGATGGGAGAAGTTGTAGCTGTTGGAGAAGGCAGACTTCTTGAAAACGGTGAGATCAGACCTCTTAAAGTGAAAGAGGGAGATAAAGTGCTTTACAGCAAGTATGCAGGTAATGAAGTTGAGCTTGACGGTGAAAAACTTCTCATTATCAGAGAAGAAGACATTTTAGCTATCGTTGAATAA
- a CDS encoding prepilin-type N-terminal cleavage/methylation domain-containing protein, which translates to MRKAFTLVELLIVVAIIAILAAVAIPQFTKYKKNAIASAVAGQISTCMSELAAAYAENNDVTWNCTIGENTTVTLSLDPDTGNISFNGNDQTSVTYKNTSVTCTITNNVVSCTTN; encoded by the coding sequence ATGAGAAAGGCGTTTACACTGGTAGAACTGCTGATTGTTGTGGCAATCATCGCAATCCTTGCAGCTGTGGCTATACCTCAGTTTACAAAGTATAAGAAAAATGCTATAGCATCAGCAGTAGCCGGGCAAATTTCCACATGTATGAGTGAATTGGCAGCAGCATACGCAGAAAATAATGATGTAACATGGAATTGCACAATTGGTGAAAACACAACTGTAACATTGAGTTTAGATCCAGATACTGGTAACATTTCATTTAATGGCAACGATCAAACTTCTGTAACATACAAAAATACAAGTGTTACGTGTACAATTACCAACAACGTGGTTAGCTGTACTACAAATTAA
- a CDS encoding aconitate hydratase — translation MGLNIVQKIIKTHLVEGEMVAGKPIAIKIDQTLTQDATGTMAYLHFESMGLPKVQTELSVSYVDHNTIQAGGPENANDHLFLQTVAAKYGVYFSKAGNGICHQIHLERFAIPGKTLLGSDSHTPTAGGIGSLAIGAGGMDIALAMAGEPFYLNMPKVVRVNLYGKLRPFVSAKDVILELLRRLSVKGGVGKVFEYGGEGVKYLTVPERATITNMGAELGATSSIFPSDEQTYIFMKAQGREAQWRRLEADPDAEYDEVIDIDLSELEPLIACPHMPDEVKKVKELEGMKVHQVAIGSCTNSSYRDLMMVAKMFEQAKKTVHPMVSAAISPGSKQVLRMIDKEGMYDVLLRAGFRFLECACGPCIGMGFSPPSGGVSVRTFNRNFLGRSGTKDAQVYLASPETAAAIAMTGEMKDPRDLGLEEIKIFLPEKFEIDDSMIFAPAADPDEVEVWKGPTINYIGYKEPLGDKLEGEVLLKVGDNITTDHIIPGGAKILPLRSNIPAISEYVYSVVDENFAKRAKEKGGGFIVGGENYGQGSSREHAAIGPMYLGIKAVIAKSYARIHRANLINFGILPLIFVNPEDYDKIDQGDILEIDTSNFAPGEDNIITVINRTKGISIPTKHGLNERQVKIIKAGGVLKYVKDKFEGKIQ, via the coding sequence ATGGGATTAAACATCGTACAGAAAATAATCAAAACTCACCTTGTAGAAGGTGAAATGGTGGCCGGCAAACCGATAGCCATCAAGATTGACCAGACACTTACACAGGATGCTACAGGAACCATGGCATACCTTCACTTTGAATCCATGGGGCTTCCTAAAGTTCAAACAGAGCTTTCAGTTTCCTACGTTGACCACAACACTATTCAGGCTGGCGGACCTGAAAATGCAAACGACCATCTGTTTCTTCAAACTGTAGCTGCAAAATACGGCGTTTACTTCTCAAAAGCAGGAAACGGTATATGCCATCAGATCCACCTTGAAAGATTTGCAATTCCGGGAAAAACTCTCCTTGGTTCTGACTCCCACACTCCAACAGCAGGCGGTATAGGTTCACTTGCAATAGGTGCCGGAGGAATGGACATCGCTCTTGCAATGGCAGGAGAACCTTTCTACCTTAACATGCCAAAAGTCGTAAGAGTAAACCTCTACGGAAAATTAAGACCATTCGTTTCAGCAAAAGATGTTATTCTTGAGCTTTTAAGAAGACTTTCTGTTAAAGGCGGTGTTGGAAAAGTATTTGAATATGGCGGTGAAGGTGTTAAATACCTCACAGTACCTGAAAGAGCAACCATAACAAACATGGGAGCAGAGCTTGGAGCAACTTCTTCTATTTTCCCAAGTGACGAGCAAACATACATCTTTATGAAAGCACAGGGAAGAGAAGCCCAGTGGAGAAGGCTTGAAGCAGACCCTGACGCTGAGTATGACGAAGTTATAGACATTGACCTTTCTGAACTTGAACCTTTAATCGCATGTCCCCACATGCCTGACGAAGTTAAGAAGGTAAAAGAACTTGAAGGAATGAAAGTTCACCAGGTTGCAATCGGTTCATGTACAAACTCATCATACAGAGACCTTATGATGGTTGCAAAAATGTTTGAGCAGGCTAAAAAAACTGTTCACCCAATGGTATCTGCAGCCATCTCACCCGGCTCAAAGCAGGTTCTCAGAATGATAGATAAGGAAGGAATGTATGATGTTCTTTTAAGGGCAGGATTCAGATTCCTTGAGTGTGCATGCGGACCGTGTATAGGAATGGGCTTTTCACCACCATCTGGAGGAGTTTCTGTTAGAACATTTAACAGAAACTTCCTCGGCCGTTCAGGAACAAAGGATGCTCAGGTTTACCTTGCATCTCCCGAAACAGCAGCAGCCATCGCAATGACAGGAGAGATGAAGGATCCGAGAGACCTCGGACTTGAAGAGATAAAAATCTTCCTTCCTGAAAAATTTGAAATTGATGATTCAATGATTTTTGCTCCTGCCGCAGACCCTGATGAAGTTGAAGTATGGAAAGGACCAACAATAAACTACATAGGTTATAAAGAGCCGCTTGGAGATAAACTTGAAGGAGAAGTTCTCCTTAAAGTAGGTGACAACATAACAACAGACCACATTATCCCGGGCGGGGCAAAAATTCTTCCGCTTCGTTCAAACATTCCTGCCATTTCTGAATACGTTTACAGTGTTGTTGATGAAAACTTTGCAAAACGTGCAAAGGAGAAAGGCGGCGGATTTATCGTGGGTGGTGAAAACTACGGACAGGGCTCTTCAAGGGAACACGCAGCTATCGGTCCGATGTATCTTGGTATTAAAGCTGTAATTGCAAAATCCTACGCAAGAATACACAGGGCAAACCTTATAAACTTCGGTATTCTTCCGCTCATATTTGTAAATCCTGAAGATTATGACAAGATAGACCAGGGAGACATTCTTGAAATAGACACATCAAACTTCGCCCCAGGTGAAGACAACATAATAACAGTTATAAACAGAACAAAAGGAATTTCAATTCCTACAAAACACGGCCTCAACGAAAGACAGGTTAAAATCATTAAGGCCGGTGGTGTTCTCAAATATGTTAAGGATAAGTTTGAAGGAAAAATTCAATAA
- the rfbD gene encoding dTDP-4-dehydrorhamnose reductase: MFCHKGGNVIVITGGKGQLGREFIKALNRAEVPYKAFDKSELDISSGEKVLSVIRDIKPDVIINCAAYNQVDRAETEYEMAYKVNVIGVENLAVAAKEVGAFFVHYSSDYVFDGKKEDGLYTEKDTPSPLNEYGKSKLLGEERVKAVLDNYLILRVSWVYGEGKQNFIHKLLSWAERDSYLKVACDEFSVPTYTGVIVDVTLKAIEQGLSGLYHLTNSGFTSRFEWARAVFEILGVDKFIRPVPSSVFSLPAKRPLFSPMSNKKISKELSVSIPYWEESLREFLGCLKG, translated from the coding sequence ATTTTCTGTCATAAAGGGGGGAATGTGATAGTTATAACAGGTGGCAAAGGGCAGCTTGGTAGGGAGTTTATCAAAGCTTTAAACAGGGCTGAAGTTCCCTATAAAGCGTTTGATAAAAGTGAGCTTGATATTTCATCCGGTGAGAAGGTTTTAAGTGTTATAAGGGATATAAAACCTGATGTGATAATAAATTGTGCTGCTTACAATCAGGTTGACAGGGCGGAGACAGAGTATGAAATGGCGTATAAGGTGAATGTTATAGGGGTTGAGAATCTTGCTGTTGCTGCAAAGGAAGTGGGGGCTTTCTTTGTCCATTACAGCAGTGATTATGTTTTTGACGGTAAAAAGGAAGATGGTCTTTACACTGAAAAAGATACTCCATCACCTTTGAATGAGTATGGAAAGAGTAAACTTCTTGGAGAGGAGAGAGTAAAAGCTGTTCTTGATAACTATCTTATTTTAAGGGTAAGCTGGGTTTACGGAGAGGGGAAGCAGAATTTTATCCATAAGCTTTTATCGTGGGCTGAAAGGGACAGTTATCTTAAGGTTGCCTGTGATGAGTTTTCTGTTCCCACATACACCGGTGTTATAGTGGATGTTACTCTGAAAGCTATTGAACAGGGACTTTCAGGCCTTTACCACCTGACAAATTCAGGTTTTACATCAAGGTTTGAGTGGGCAAGGGCTGTTTTTGAAATACTTGGTGTGGATAAATTTATAAGGCCTGTCCCTTCATCTGTTTTTTCTCTTCCTGCAAAAAGACCTCTATTTTCCCCGATGAGTAATAAGAAAATCTCAAAAGAGCTTTCTGTATCCATCCCTTACTGGGAGGAGTCTTTAAGAGAATTTTTAGGATGTTTAAAAGGATGA
- the nusG gene encoding transcription termination/antitermination protein NusG: MEDILYEKKWYIVALKPRKEKVVFAQLDRIGVEYFYPVAKIKKGKLLKEEPLFPGYMFAKFSIAENFNNVRFARGVRDIVRFGKNIPFVDDGFIEVLKEKVGDVIEFGKPAVSEGELVRIKEGPFRGLIGQILSVKRGDERVVLLLKSASLSSKVELPVSFVEKIS; this comes from the coding sequence ATGGAAGATATTTTGTACGAGAAGAAGTGGTACATAGTTGCTTTAAAACCGAGGAAGGAGAAAGTTGTTTTTGCCCAGCTTGATAGAATCGGTGTTGAGTATTTCTATCCTGTTGCAAAGATAAAGAAAGGGAAGCTTTTAAAAGAGGAGCCTTTATTTCCAGGATATATGTTTGCAAAATTTTCTATAGCTGAAAATTTTAACAATGTAAGGTTTGCAAGAGGTGTAAGGGATATTGTTAGATTTGGAAAAAATATTCCTTTTGTGGATGATGGTTTTATAGAGGTTTTAAAAGAGAAAGTTGGTGATGTGATAGAGTTTGGAAAGCCTGCTGTTTCTGAAGGGGAGCTTGTCAGGATAAAAGAGGGTCCTTTTAGAGGATTGATAGGACAGATACTTTCTGTTAAAAGGGGAGATGAAAGGGTTGTGTTACTTTTAAAAAGTGCTTCCCTTTCTTCAAAAGTTGAGCTTCCTGTTTCTTTTGTTGAAAAGATAAGTTGA
- a CDS encoding carbonic anhydrase: MVKKLLAAMAAVAIMGGTAVAGGHGKAKTTPAEALKEVVEGNAKWVESHTKSYFKPYMNAQHPIVTMITCSDARVHPTVFFEDPVDKVFVIRNIGNQLANARGSIDYGIYHLHTPILLILGHTHCGAVKAALHDYSKETEGIKNELDHLHLPLSKVSKSGPFEKRWLEGVEKNVNYQVQEALNFYKPFIKKGQLAVVGAVYDFINAYGKGYGRIVILNINGETNPSKLKYSPVMKYLSSSMKKAVLVTK, encoded by the coding sequence ATGGTAAAGAAACTGTTAGCAGCCATGGCTGCTGTGGCAATTATGGGGGGAACAGCGGTAGCTGGTGGACACGGAAAAGCAAAAACAACACCGGCAGAAGCACTAAAAGAAGTTGTGGAGGGGAACGCTAAGTGGGTTGAATCTCACACAAAATCTTACTTCAAACCTTATATGAATGCTCAGCACCCCATTGTAACTATGATTACATGTTCAGATGCAAGGGTTCATCCTACAGTATTCTTTGAAGACCCAGTTGATAAAGTTTTTGTTATCAGAAACATTGGAAACCAGCTTGCAAACGCAAGAGGTTCTATAGACTACGGTATTTATCATCTTCATACACCAATTCTTTTAATTTTAGGTCACACCCATTGTGGTGCTGTAAAAGCTGCTCTTCATGACTATTCTAAAGAGACCGAAGGTATCAAAAATGAGCTTGACCACCTTCATCTGCCACTTTCTAAAGTTTCTAAATCAGGTCCTTTTGAGAAAAGATGGCTTGAGGGTGTAGAGAAGAACGTAAACTATCAGGTTCAGGAAGCTCTTAACTTCTACAAGCCTTTCATTAAGAAAGGACAGCTTGCAGTTGTTGGTGCTGTTTATGACTTTATAAATGCTTACGGTAAAGGATACGGAAGAATTGTTATTCTTAACATCAACGGTGAAACAAATCCATCAAAACTTAAATATTCGCCTGTTATGAAATATCTTTCATCTTCAATGAAAAAAGCAGTGCTTGTTACAAAGTAA
- the cysK gene encoding cysteine synthase A: MSILSRSILELIGNTPLIELTINELTFYAKLEMFNPGGSIKDRIALYIIRDLEEKGILKKGKRIIEATSGNTGIGLALVCAAKGYGCTIVMPENMSDERKKILKAYGAELILTPAEEGMAGAVKEAERRVKENPDIYVPANQFKNPANIKAHYEGTAVEILKQLKKLPKTFIAGVGTGGTLTGVGRRLKEENENITIIAVEPKESPVLSGGKPGIHKIQGIGAGFIPEILDRNLITEVITVSYDEAKYYCQKLAGSYGILVGISSGANVAGIIKAAEKGFLKEPAVTVFPDTGERYLSTDLF, translated from the coding sequence ATGAGTATACTATCAAGAAGTATCCTTGAACTGATAGGAAACACCCCATTAATAGAACTAACAATAAACGAGTTGACCTTCTACGCAAAGCTTGAAATGTTTAATCCCGGAGGAAGTATAAAGGACAGAATAGCCCTTTACATAATCAGAGATTTGGAAGAGAAAGGAATTTTAAAAAAAGGAAAAAGAATTATAGAAGCCACAAGCGGAAATACAGGAATAGGCCTTGCCCTTGTATGTGCAGCAAAAGGTTACGGCTGCACAATCGTGATGCCTGAAAACATGAGTGACGAAAGGAAGAAAATTTTAAAAGCTTACGGTGCAGAGCTTATATTAACACCGGCTGAAGAGGGAATGGCAGGAGCGGTTAAAGAAGCAGAAAGAAGAGTTAAAGAGAATCCTGATATATATGTTCCCGCAAATCAATTTAAAAATCCAGCAAACATAAAAGCCCACTACGAAGGAACGGCCGTTGAAATCCTCAAACAGCTGAAAAAATTACCAAAAACTTTTATCGCTGGAGTCGGCACAGGCGGAACCTTAACAGGTGTCGGAAGAAGATTAAAAGAGGAAAATGAAAATATCACTATCATAGCCGTTGAACCTAAGGAATCTCCTGTCCTTTCAGGAGGTAAACCGGGAATTCATAAAATTCAAGGTATAGGTGCAGGATTTATCCCTGAAATACTTGATAGAAATCTTATAACGGAAGTTATAACAGTCAGCTATGATGAAGCAAAGTATTACTGTCAGAAACTTGCAGGTAGCTACGGAATATTGGTCGGAATCTCTTCCGGTGCAAACGTGGCAGGCATCATAAAAGCTGCAGAGAAAGGATTCCTTAAAGAACCTGCTGTTACAGTATTTCCAGATACAGGAGAAAGATACCTTTCAACAGACCTGTTTTAG
- a CDS encoding type III pantothenate kinase: MLNIERETPFLIDAGNTFVKVAVKEEGGFKFALKIETETVKKGNFPFKGKVAVVSSVVPSIEEVIKSNFEKVFFVSAHLPLPLKLDYKTPETLGADRIAAACGFLDYGSNGIVVLAGTAVVIDVVKDGIFQGGAILPGTSLMAKVLGRFTEQLPEVEGFLNEYPGKSTAESIMSGIGLALAGAVDRALKIADLNDSPVVLAGGYAEDLRKMLGYGIVDEFLIFRGLWNIYRWNKKGGA, encoded by the coding sequence ATGCTGAATATAGAACGTGAAACTCCATTTTTGATAGATGCTGGAAATACTTTTGTAAAAGTTGCTGTAAAGGAGGAAGGGGGCTTTAAATTTGCTTTAAAAATTGAAACGGAAACGGTTAAGAAAGGGAATTTTCCTTTTAAAGGAAAAGTTGCAGTTGTTTCAAGTGTAGTTCCTTCAATAGAGGAAGTGATTAAGAGTAATTTTGAAAAGGTTTTCTTTGTTTCTGCACATTTGCCATTACCTTTGAAACTTGATTATAAAACACCTGAAACCTTAGGTGCTGATAGAATAGCTGCTGCTTGCGGATTTCTTGATTACGGCAGTAATGGAATTGTTGTTCTTGCCGGAACGGCTGTTGTTATTGATGTTGTTAAAGATGGTATTTTTCAGGGTGGTGCTATCTTACCGGGCACTTCTTTGATGGCAAAGGTTCTTGGAAGGTTTACGGAGCAGTTGCCGGAAGTTGAAGGTTTTTTAAATGAGTATCCTGGTAAATCCACCGCTGAATCTATTATGTCGGGGATTGGACTTGCACTGGCAGGAGCGGTTGATAGAGCTTTGAAGATTGCAGATTTAAATGATTCACCGGTTGTTTTAGCAGGTGGGTATGCAGAAGATTTGAGAAAGATGCTTGGTTACGGCATCGTTGATGAGTTTTTAATATTCAGGGGACTTTGGAACATTTACAGATGGAATAAAAAAGGGGGAGCTTAA
- the groL gene encoding chaperonin GroEL (60 kDa chaperone family; promotes refolding of misfolded polypeptides especially under stressful conditions; forms two stacked rings of heptamers to form a barrel-shaped 14mer; ends can be capped by GroES; misfolded proteins enter the barrel where they are refolded when GroES binds) — protein MAGKDIRFADEARQKVKIGVDKLANAVKATMGPGGRNVVIERKFGSPLVTKDGVTVAKEIELTDPVENIGAQLVKEVAQKTADKAGDGTTTATVLAQAIFNDGLKFVTAGDNAIELKRGVDTAVEKVVEELKNISKPVETKEQIAQVATISANYDKEIGELIAEAMDKVGKEGVITVEEAKGLKTELKVVEGMQFDRGYLSPYFVTDPDKMEAVLENPYILIYGKKISNIRELLPVLEAVAREGRPLLIIAEDVEGEALATLVVNKLRGTLNVCAVKAPGFGERRKAMLQDIAILTGGQAILEDLGIKLENVTLDMLGQADKVVVDKEHTTIIGGKGKEEEIEARIKQIKAELEKATSEYDKEKLQERLAKLAGGVAIIKVGAATEAELKEKKARVEDALHATRAAVEEGIVPGGGVALLAAARKLDEVIKELDEAGEIDKKHGVEIVKKAVEAPLRQIAENAGYAGQVVVEKVKELIAEKGVNYGFNARKGEYEDLVAAGVIDPTKVERVALQNAASVAGLLLTTEATITEIPEKEEKNMPPMPEY, from the coding sequence ATGGCAGGAAAAGATATTAGATTTGCCGATGAAGCAAGACAGAAAGTTAAGATAGGTGTAGATAAACTTGCAAACGCTGTAAAAGCTACAATGGGACCAGGTGGAAGAAACGTTGTAATTGAGAGAAAATTCGGTTCTCCTCTTGTAACAAAAGATGGTGTTACAGTTGCTAAGGAGATAGAGCTTACAGATCCTGTTGAGAACATCGGAGCTCAACTTGTAAAAGAGGTAGCTCAAAAAACTGCTGACAAGGCAGGTGACGGAACAACAACAGCTACAGTTTTAGCGCAAGCTATCTTTAACGACGGTCTTAAATTTGTAACTGCTGGAGACAACGCAATTGAACTTAAAAGAGGTGTTGACACGGCTGTAGAAAAAGTTGTGGAAGAACTTAAGAACATCTCCAAGCCTGTTGAAACAAAAGAGCAGATTGCTCAGGTTGCTACAATTTCAGCAAACTATGATAAAGAGATCGGTGAACTTATCGCCGAAGCTATGGACAAAGTTGGAAAAGAAGGTGTAATAACAGTAGAAGAAGCTAAAGGTCTCAAAACAGAGCTTAAAGTTGTTGAAGGTATGCAGTTTGATAGAGGATACCTCTCTCCATACTTTGTAACAGACCCTGACAAGATGGAAGCTGTCCTTGAAAACCCATACATTCTTATCTACGGCAAGAAAATTTCAAACATAAGAGAACTCTTACCTGTACTTGAAGCTGTTGCAAGAGAGGGAAGACCACTCCTTATCATCGCTGAAGATGTAGAAGGTGAAGCACTTGCAACACTCGTTGTTAACAAACTCCGTGGTACCTTAAACGTATGTGCTGTTAAAGCTCCTGGCTTTGGTGAAAGAAGAAAAGCTATGCTTCAGGATATCGCTATCCTTACAGGTGGACAGGCTATCCTTGAAGACCTTGGAATTAAACTTGAAAATGTAACTCTTGATATGTTAGGTCAGGCTGACAAGGTTGTTGTTGACAAAGAACACACAACAATCATCGGCGGAAAAGGTAAAGAGGAAGAAATTGAAGCAAGAATCAAGCAGATAAAAGCTGAACTTGAAAAAGCTACATCTGAATACGATAAAGAGAAGCTTCAGGAAAGACTTGCAAAACTTGCAGGCGGCGTAGCAATTATCAAAGTTGGTGCTGCAACTGAAGCTGAACTTAAAGAGAAGAAGGCAAGAGTTGAAGACGCACTCCACGCAACAAGAGCTGCTGTTGAAGAAGGAATTGTTCCAGGTGGTGGAGTGGCACTTCTTGCAGCTGCAAGGAAACTTGATGAAGTTATCAAAGAACTTGACGAAGCAGGTGAAATTGACAAGAAACACGGAGTAGAGATTGTTAAGAAAGCTGTGGAAGCTCCACTAAGACAGATTGCTGAAAACGCCGGATACGCAGGACAGGTTGTTGTTGAAAAAGTTAAAGAGCTTATAGCTGAAAAAGGTGTAAACTACGGATTTAACGCAAGAAAAGGTGAATATGAAGACCTTGTAGCAGCTGGTGTGATTGACCCAACTAAAGTTGAAAGGGTTGCTCTACAGAACGCTGCTTCTGTGGCGGGACTTCTCCTTACAACAGAAGCTACAATCACAGAGATACCTGAGAAAGAAGAGAAAAATATGCCTCCAATGCCTGAATATTAA
- a CDS encoding phosphoribosyltransferase, protein MKPLFRDRLHAGEVLSHSLKLPENSVIFAIPRGGVPVAYPVAVRHNIPMDIIVVRKLPIPWNPEAGFGAVTIDGTIFLNPDFENLIDRKTINEVGREVFKEVLRRNLIYREGKGYKPLNGKTAIIIDDGFASGFTAIAASNFLKTLNPEKILAVAPVAPIHTIERLKPYFDKVLVLHESTQLPFAVASFYESFPDLTDEEVLAYIDNLKERKLWWNDAV, encoded by the coding sequence ATGAAACCGCTATTTAGAGACAGACTCCATGCAGGAGAAGTACTAAGCCATTCCCTAAAGCTTCCGGAAAACAGTGTAATATTTGCCATTCCCCGTGGAGGAGTCCCTGTAGCATACCCGGTTGCCGTTAGACACAATATACCCATGGACATAATAGTTGTAAGGAAGCTACCCATACCGTGGAATCCAGAAGCAGGATTTGGAGCAGTAACAATTGACGGAACAATATTTCTAAACCCGGATTTTGAAAATCTTATTGATAGAAAAACTATCAATGAAGTTGGAAGAGAGGTTTTCAAAGAGGTTCTAAGGAGAAACCTCATCTACAGGGAAGGAAAAGGATACAAACCTTTAAACGGAAAAACAGCAATAATAATAGATGACGGATTTGCTTCAGGTTTTACAGCTATAGCAGCTTCAAATTTCCTAAAAACGTTAAATCCTGAAAAAATCCTGGCAGTAGCACCTGTTGCCCCTATTCACACGATTGAACGTCTCAAACCCTATTTTGACAAAGTTTTAGTTTTACATGAAAGCACCCAACTTCCCTTTGCCGTTGCAAGTTTTTATGAAAGCTTTCCTGACTTAACAGATGAAGAGGTGTTAGCTTACATAGATAATCTCAAAGAGAGAAAACTCTGGTGGAACGATGCAGTTTAA
- the argJ gene encoding bifunctional glutamate N-acetyltransferase/amino-acid acetyltransferase ArgJ: MKGISDVKGFLCGTGRGGIKKTDKPVERDDVLVIVSEVPAVAAGVFTQNDIKAAPVKVSMKQFSVCEKISGIVANSGNANACTGEQGLKDAEKMVNICEDLTGKKPFIVASTGVIGEPLPMDRVEKGIKEAVKTLGTKNSIEAATAIMTTDTFPKVAFFDGGEFSIGGVAKGAGMIDPAMATMLSFVATDVEIDKNLLQEILTEIVDETFNAITVDGDMSTNDTVFILANGMSKVKIADSNVELFAEGLRKVMASLAYQIVKDGEGATKVVRIVVEGALTKEEARKVARKIALSPLVKTAVFGCDPNWGRIIAAAGSACTGIEEKALELKIGDFVLFKGGRAEYREEDVYRYMKDSDEIVIKLNLGKGKERFEYLTCDLTYDYVRINAEYRT, translated from the coding sequence ATGAAAGGGATATCTGATGTTAAAGGTTTTTTATGCGGCACAGGGAGGGGAGGTATAAAGAAAACCGATAAGCCTGTTGAGAGAGATGATGTTCTTGTTATTGTTTCTGAAGTACCGGCGGTGGCTGCTGGAGTTTTTACGCAGAATGACATAAAAGCAGCACCTGTCAAAGTGTCTATGAAGCAGTTTTCTGTCTGTGAAAAAATTTCCGGGATTGTTGCAAATAGCGGAAATGCAAACGCCTGCACGGGAGAGCAGGGACTTAAAGATGCAGAGAAAATGGTAAATATATGTGAGGATTTAACCGGGAAAAAGCCTTTTATTGTTGCTTCCACAGGGGTTATCGGAGAACCTTTACCTATGGATAGAGTGGAAAAAGGGATAAAAGAGGCTGTTAAAACTCTTGGAACAAAGAATAGCATTGAGGCTGCTACCGCTATTATGACTACCGATACTTTCCCAAAAGTTGCTTTTTTTGATGGCGGTGAATTTTCCATAGGTGGTGTTGCTAAAGGTGCCGGAATGATAGACCCTGCTATGGCAACGATGCTCTCTTTCGTGGCTACAGATGTTGAGATTGATAAAAACCTTTTGCAGGAGATTTTAACTGAAATTGTGGATGAAACTTTTAATGCAATAACTGTTGACGGTGATATGAGTACAAACGATACAGTCTTTATACTTGCAAACGGTATGTCTAAGGTTAAAATCGCCGATAGTAATGTTGAACTTTTTGCTGAAGGTTTGAGGAAAGTTATGGCTTCTCTTGCATATCAGATAGTTAAGGATGGCGAGGGAGCCACAAAGGTTGTAAGGATAGTTGTTGAAGGAGCTTTGACGAAAGAGGAGGCAAGAAAAGTAGCTCGCAAAATAGCCCTTTCGCCACTTGTTAAAACCGCTGTGTTTGGATGCGATCCGAACTGGGGCAGGATAATTGCTGCGGCAGGAAGTGCCTGCACAGGAATAGAGGAGAAAGCACTTGAGCTAAAAATAGGTGATTTTGTGCTTTTTAAAGGTGGTAGAGCAGAGTATAGAGAGGAGGATGTTTATAGATACATGAAAGATAGTGATGAGATAGTTATAAAGCTTAATCTTGGAAAGGGAAAGGAGCGGTTTGAATATCTTACCTGCGATTTAACTTACGATTATGTGAGGATAAATGCTGAATATAGAACGTGA